A stretch of the Papaver somniferum cultivar HN1 chromosome 6, ASM357369v1, whole genome shotgun sequence genome encodes the following:
- the LOC113286134 gene encoding uncharacterized protein LOC113286134 yields the protein MIKLHLSILRVLLNEKKRISDAIAGAVFDHGRRMVKINLCLYCISCKHATYSFPWSSIYLYQRIDIPLQFICTFCWLLIFIAPNRILKELRRPILDPPTSSNAERCGGIDIGFCNSAYNIFTH from the exons atgatcaaGCTTCATTTATCG atattaagggttttgctaaaTGAGAAAAAGAGGATATCAGATGCTATTGCTGGTGCAGTGTTTGATCATGGAAGACGTATGGTTAAAATAAATTTGTGTCTTTATTGCATCTCTTGCAAACATGCAACCTATTCATTTCCATGGTCTTCAATTTACCTCTATCAACGGATCGATATACCTTTGCAGTTTATTTGTACATTTTGTTGGTTG TTGATATTTATAGCACCCAACAGAATCTTGAAGGAACTCAGAAGACCTATACTTGATCCACCAACTTCAAGCAATGCAG AACGGTGTGGTGGAATTGATATAGGTTTCTGTAACTCTGCCTATAACATTTTCACACACTAG